The proteins below are encoded in one region of Sulfolobus islandicus Y.N.15.51:
- a CDS encoding IS1-like element ISC796 family transposase, with the protein MGRKPVFRQDVSCPSCGSHHVVKCGRPLGRQKFLCRDCGRYFLGDASYHHHSRKLREEALRMYANGMSMRAISRVLNVPLGTVFTWIKRYGRKKHEKLVELWGRAKELVKGKVVAKVVDEMWTYLYKNARAFYKWVFTCYVYTKLGVYLIYSVGDRDESTFLEVKKYLPDEGRWVSDDYNLYFWLKDHTVVSPVNPNESFHSSLRDRLIRFKRATKAVNRSIRTMMYSIALVLWERRLIPEFVA; encoded by the coding sequence ATGGGTAGGAAGCCTGTATTTAGGCAAGACGTTTCTTGTCCCTCTTGTGGTAGTCATCATGTTGTTAAGTGTGGTAGGCCTTTGGGTAGGCAGAAGTTTTTGTGTAGGGATTGTGGTAGGTACTTCTTGGGTGATGCTAGTTATCATCATCATTCTAGGAAGTTGAGGGAGGAGGCTTTGAGAATGTATGCTAATGGTATGAGTATGAGGGCTATTTCTAGGGTGCTTAACGTACCTCTTGGTACTGTTTTCACTTGGATTAAGCGTTATGGTAGGAAAAAGCATGAGAAGTTGGTTGAGTTGTGGGGTAGGGCTAAGGAGCTGGTCAAGGGTAAGGTTGTTGCTAAGGTTGTTGATGAGATGTGGACTTACTTGTACAAGAATGCTAGGGCTTTTTACAAGTGGGTTTTCACTTGTTACGTGTACACGAAGCTGGGAGTTTACCTCATTTACTCTGTGGGGGATAGGGATGAGAGTACTTTCCTTGAGGTCAAAAAGTATTTGCCTGACGAGGGTAGATGGGTGAGCGATGATTATAACTTGTACTTCTGGTTGAAAGACCACACGGTTGTCTCGCCAGTTAACCCGAACGAGTCCTTTCATTCCTCATTAAGGGATAGGCTAATTAGATTCAAGAGAGCAACGAAGGCAGTAAATAGGAGCATTCGCACCATGATGTACTCCATAGCCCTAGTCTTATGGGAGAGAAGGTTAATCCCAGAATTTGTAGCTTAA